GGCGGGTTGCTGCCGGCTTGGCAAGGTCCCTCGGCGGCTGGCCCTAGCCCTCATCGGGGAAACCGGCATTTCCGGCCTTTTCCACAGGCCGGAACCGCCGCTCGTCCGGCCGGGCGGACGCCCGAGACCGCGTTCAGCGCGGCCCGGCGAGCTTCTCCACCGCGCCTTCCCCGGATCTTCACAGGACAATTCACAGGGTTTTCCACAGGGCGGAAAGCCGCCCTGGAGCCACCACCATGCTGAGTCCGGCTAGTAGAGCGACTTCACAGCGCCCCAGCTCGATTCGGAGCTGGCGGTGGGATACACCGGAAGATCCTGCCAACAGATCTCGCTGTCGGGCGTCGTCCAGAGGTGGAACCTGGGGTCTATCCACCGCAGTCCCCGCCGCGCGTTCTTGCCCGGCTGCTGGCAGTCGCACCAGTTGCCCGTGCAGTTGAAGACATGCCACGCCTCCCAGCCGTTGACCGGGATCTCCTCGTAGAACTCATCAACGATGACGCAATTGCCCGACGAGAGCGAGGGCGCCACGAAGATCGCATAGTTCGGCCCCACTGGCTCCCAAGCAGTGAAGTAGAGCGTCCCCAGGTGGACCAGGGGCCCCCACTGCACTTCAGTGAACGCGATCGCGAAACCGAGTATAGCACGGCCTCTGAACAATGAAAAGCGCCCGCGCGGGCGGCGCGGACAGAAGTCGGTCGGCAGATTGTCGATTCTGAATTCGGCGGCGGTAAGGCCGTCGACGTGGTCACCGAGCGAGACGACCACGTGCACTTCTGCGGGTTCGTACTGGGCGAGCGCGCTTGCGGGCAGCAGGAGCGCGAGAACGGCGAGCGCCAGCGTCTTCATCACGACCTCCTCGTTCGACACTGCAAACAAGAATAATCGATCCGGCGGAAAAAGAAAAGCGCCCGCGCGGCCGGCGCGCGCGCTTCCGAGGCCGGCGCGGGCCGCCTAGCGCAGCTTGAACTGGTCGGGGCGGCAGTCCTTGAGCATCGCCGCGAGCAGGTCGATGGCCGCCTGCACGTCCTTCGGGTGGATCATCTCGATCACCGAGTGGACGTAGCGCGTGGGCACGCTGATGCAGCCCGCCGCCCCCCCCCGCTTGCCCGCGCGCTGGATGCCCGCCGTGTCCGTGCCGCCGGCCGGCAGCACTTCCATCTGCCAGGGGATCTTCTTCGTCTCGCAGAGCGAGCGCATCCAGTCGACGAGGCGCCAGTTCGGCACCACGGAGCCGTCGTAGGCCTTGATCGCCGCGCCCTTGCCCAGCTCGCTGATCGCCTGGCTCTTGTCGGTGAAGGGCACGTCGCAGGCCAGCGTCACGTCCAGCGCGATGCCCACGTCCGGATCGATCGCGTGCGCGGCGACCATCGCGCCGCGGATGCCGATCTCCTCCTGCACGGTGCCGACGGCGTAGATGTCCATCTTCCCGCGGCGCGCCTTCTTGAAGGCCTCGATCATCACGAAGACGCCGATACGGTCGTCGAAGCTCTTGCCGTTGTAGACCTCGCCCATCTGGATGACGTCGCGCTCGCGGGTGACCACGTCGCCCACGCGGACGAGCTTCTTCACCTTGTCCACCGGCAGGCCGAGGTCGATGAAGAAGTCCTCCAGGCGCGGCGGCTTGCGGCGGTCGTCCTCGGTCATCACGTGGATCGGCTTGCTGCCCATGACGCCGATCAGATCCTTGCGCCCGTGCACGATCACGCGCTGCGCGGTGA
This window of the bacterium genome carries:
- a CDS encoding M42 family metallopeptidase — encoded protein: MPINFALLKELCEAPGAPGHEERIREIVIRELKPIADTITVDALGNVIAVKKGTAGGRFMIAGHMDEISFMVKHIDDRGFLTFVPLGGFDPKTLTAQRVIVHGRKDLIGVMGSKPIHVMTEDDRRKPPRLEDFFIDLGLPVDKVKKLVRVGDVVTRERDVIQMGEVYNGKSFDDRIGVFVMIEAFKKARRGKMDIYAVGTVQEEIGIRGAMVAAHAIDPDVGIALDVTLACDVPFTDKSQAISELGKGAAIKAYDGSVVPNWRLVDWMRSLCETKKIPWQMEVLPAGGTDTAGIQRAGKRGGAAGCISVPTRYVHSVIEMIHPKDVQAAIDLLAAMLKDCRPDQFKLR